CTGGCGCAGGATATCGGTCAGCTCATCCATAAATTCATTAATATCCTTGAACTGACGATAGACCGAGGCGAAACGGACATAGGCCACCTCGTCGAGATCGTGCAACGCCTGCATCACCGCCTCGCCAATACGGCTGGCGGCAATTTCGCGCTCGCCACTTTCCTGAAAACACATCTCCAGCTGATCGACGATTTTCTCGATATCGGCCACCGGTATCGGCCGCTTTTCGCAAGCCCGTCGCATCCCGGCAACAATCTTGGCCCGGTCAAAGGGCTCGCGCCGGCCATCCTTCTTGACCACCAGCGGCAGAATGTCTTCAATGCGTTCGTAGGTGGTAAAGCGCCGGTCGCAGGTGCCGCACTCTCGCCGGCGACGAATGCTGTTGCCCTCGCGCGCCAGGCGCGAATCCACCACCCGGGTTTCCGGCGCACTGCAGAATGGGCACTTCATACCTGCTCCAGCGGCGGCGAGCTGAACTGGCAAAGCTCAATCCCCGCCTCCCTCAGCAGGCCCAGCGACAGATCGTCGGGATAGCCGTCAAGGTAGACGATCCGGCACAGGCCGGCATTGATCAGCATCTTGGCGCAGATGACGCAGGGTGCGGTAGTACAGTAGAGACAGCCGGCGGCAATATTGACGCCGTGCTTGGCCGCCTGGATGATGGCGTTCTGCTCGGCATGCAACCCCCGGCACAGTTCGTGGCGCTGACCGGACGGCACCTGCAGCTTTTCACGCAGGCAGCCCGTCCGGCTGCAGTGAGCCACACCGCAGGGGGTGCCATTATAGCCGGTGGTCAGGATGTTCTTGTCCTTGACAATCACCGCTCCCACCTGCCGGCGCAGACAGGTGGAGCGGCTGGCGACCAGACGGGCGATGTCCATGAAATAGGCTTCCCAGGATGGTCGCTGCATGGCTTGACGGCTCCCTACTGCAGCCGATAAACGTAGAGAGGAAACTGCTGACAGAGTTCCTTGACCTCACCGCGAATGACCGCCAGCGCGGCGGCATTGTCATGCTGCTGCAGAGCCCGGTCAATCCAGACCGCCACCTGGCGCATTTCCGCCTCTTTCAGACCGCGGGTGGTGGTGGCCGGTGTGCCGATACGGAATCCGCTGGTGACAAAGGGCGAACGGGTGTCGAAGGGCACCGCGTTCTTGTTGACTGTGATGCCGGCCTCCTCCAGCGCTGCCTCGGCCATTTTACCGGTGATCTCGCTGCCACTGAGATCAACCAGGATCAGATGGTTGTCGGTGCCGCCGGACACCAGATTGTAGCCTCGCGCCAGCAGCCCTTCAGCCAAAGCCCGGGCATTGCTCACCACCTGACGGGCATAGAGTCTGAAATCGTCCTGTTGGGCTTCCTTGAAAGCTACGGCCTTGGCGGCAATGGCATGCATCAACGGGCCACCCTGAGAGCCGGGGAAGATGTTGCTGTTGATGGCCTTGGCGAATTCCTCCCGACACAGGATCATGCCACCACGCGGACCGCGCAGGGTTTTATGAGTGGTGGTGGTGACAAACTCGGCAAAAGGGACCGGATTGGGGTGCTCCCCTCCCGCCACCAGACCGGCGATATGGGCCATGTCGACCATCACCGGGGCACCAATCTCGTCGGCCACCTGGCGGAAGGCGGCAAAATCGATCTGGCGCGGATAAGCGCTGGCGCCGACCACGATCAGCTTCGGCCGGTGCTCACGCGCCAGTCGGGCCATTTCGTCATAGTCAATGGTGCCGGTCTCACGTTTCACGCCGTAGGGCACAATATTGTACAGCTTGCCGGAAAAATTGACCGGGGAACCGTGCGTCAGATGGCCGCCGTGGGCCAGATTCATGCCCAGGATGGTGTCGCCCGGCTGGCAGACACTGAAGTAGACGGCCATGTTGGCCTGCGACCCCGAATGGGGCTGCACATTGGCGTGATCGGCCCCGAACAGAGCCTTGGCACGATCAATGGCGAGCTGTTCGGCAATATCGACCTGCTCGCAGCCACCATAATAGCGCTTGCCGGGATAGCCCTCGGCGTACTTGTTGGTCAGTACCGAACCCTGAGCTTCGAGCACCCGCTCGCTGACAAAGTTTTCCGACGCGATGAATTCCAGGTTGTATTCCTGGCGGCGGGTTTCGGCCTGAATGGTCTGGAAGATTTCGGGATCGAATTGCGCCAGTGTCTGCTTGTTCATGAGCGGTTCTCCCTGGATAAATAAGATGCCAAAACAAAGACAGGCGGTACTAGCCTCCCCGCCCGTCCGTTCCTCGTTGATGGCCAGCCGCGTCTGCAGCCGACAGCTGTCAGCATGCTACTCCCGCAGCACTTTCAAGACGCTGGATCTTGTCCAGCCGTTGCTGGTGACGCCCGCCCTCGAAGACATGCCCCAGCCAGAGGTCCACCATGACACAGGCCAATTCGGGATCAAGCACCCGGCCACCGAGCACCAGGATATTGGCGTCGTTGTGCTCGCGCGCCATCTGGGCGGTAAAACCATCATGGGCCAATGCGGCCCGCACGCCGGGAAACTTGTTGGCAGCGATGGACATGCCGATGCCGGTGCCACAAATCAGGATACCGCGCTCGGCCGTGCCGGCCGACACCGGTGCGGCCACCAGGGCGGCATAATCGGGATAATCGACCGACTCCGGCCCATTCACCCCCAGATCCCGCAGCGCAACGCCACGGGCCTGCAGATGCGCCACCAGCTTCTGTTTCAGCTCAAAACCACCGTGGTCACTGGCGATCAGCAGCATGCCCACCTCCTAGATCTTGCGGAACAGCAGGGTCGCGTTGGTCCCACCGAAACCGAGGGAATTGGACAACGCCACGCGGATATCGGCCTTCCGGGCGCAGTTGGGGACATAATCCAGATCGCATTCAGGCGAAGGCTGCTGCAGATTAATGGTCGGCGGCACCACGCCCCGCTCCATGGCCAGCAGGGTATAGACCGCCTCAAGTGCTCCGGCCGCACCCAATGCATGCCCGGTCATGCTCTTGGTTGAACTGACCATGACCTTGGCGGCCTGGCTGCCAAGAGCCGACTTGATCGCGAGGGTTTCATACAGATCGTTGAACGGCGTCGAGGTTCCGTGCGCGTTGATATAGTCAACCGCGTCGGCCGCCACACCGGCATTGCGCAACGCCATCCGCATGCAGCGGGCGGCACCCTCGCCACCCGGCGCCGGTGCCGTCAGATGATAGGCGTCAGCCGTCAGGCCATAGCCACCAATTTCGCCATAGATATGAGCACCGCGCTTTTTGGCCGCCTCATATTCCTCCAGTACCAGAATACCGGCACCTTCAGCCATAATGAAACCGTCCCGCCCCTCATCGAAGGGACGACTGGCCGCCTTGGGATCATCATTGCGGGTCGACAGGGCCTTCATAACACAGAAACCGGCCACACCCAGCGGCGTAATGGTGGACTCGGTGCCGCCTGCGATCATGGCATCGGCATCACCCCGTCGGATGATATGATAGGCATCACCGATCGAATGGGTGCCGGTAGCGCAGGCCGAAACCGAAGAAACGTTGGGGCCCTTGGCGCCAAAGCGGATGGAGATCTGCCCCGGTGCCAGATTAATGATCAGCATCGGAATGAAAAAAGGCGATACCCGCTTGTAACCACTGGTCTGCAATACCTCGTGGTATTTCTCGATCGCCGGCAGTCCGCCCAGGCCCGAGCCAACCAGCACACCAACCCGCTCGGCATTACTTTCGTCGATCACCAGACCGGAATCCTTCATGGCCATCTCAGCAGCCGCCAGCGCATACTGAATAAAGAGGTCCATCTTCTTGACCTCTTTTTTGTCGATAAAGTCCTCGGGAATGAAATCCCTGACCTCACCGGCAATGCGAACCGGCATATCCGCCGGATCAAAGCGGCTGATCAGATCAATTCCGGACTGCCCGTCGATCAGGGCCGACCAGTTTTTCTCAACGCCGGTTCCCAGGGAGGAGACAGCGCCCAGACCGGTGACAACGACTCTACGCATGAAGACAACCCCTGTATCTTAGGTTCTGTTCCACGACCGGCAACGCGGCAGCGTCGATCCGGCCCTTCGGCATCCCAGCCCCAGCGAGGGCAGAAGAGTATTTTCCGTCATGGCCGGACGCCCGACATTGCGTTTGGCGCCGGCACTTCACCGGCGGGCCCAACGGACCCAGCACGGTGACAGCTTGCGGGGTGGTGCAAAAGTCCCTTGCGGGGCTTTTGCAACCCCACCCGACTGAACACTACAGGCCAGCTCGCAGGGTGCAACCAGCCTGCAGCAGGTCAGAATCAGCTGTTGCTGGCGACGTAGTTGACTGCATCCTGCACGGTCTGGATTTTCTCGGCGTCCTCATCGGAAATCTCGATATCGAACTCCTCTTCCAGCGCCATGACCAGCTCAACGGTATCAAGCGAATCAGCACCCAGATCGTCCATGAAGGACGCTTCAAGGGTCACCTGCTCTTCTTCCACACCCAGCTGCTCTGCCACGATTTTCTGTACGCGTTCCTCGATTGAAGCCATGACTAACCTCCGTTTAAATGTGATTTAACCGCCTGAAGCCGGACGGATTCTGTTGTTTCCATCCCACTGCCTGCATGAACAGGCTGTCTGGCAATGACAGCCTGGGGACAGGTCGAAAGCCTGCTTCCGGCCTATCTTATCGAAAAAGCTGAGGGTCAGGTCATCGCCTGACACAGAACCTGTACTTATAGCAGGAGGTTGAAAAAGTTCCCCCCGGGGCTTTGCCAACGACGCAAGCCGAAAATACGCTTTCCGTATTGCTTACAAAATCAATCCATTACAAGTAATGATTGAGTTTGGTCGCCCATCCATGGGCGCTACAGGCTGTTTTTCAACAGCCTATTAGGCCATGAACATGCCACCATTGACGGCAAAC
This genomic interval from Desulfuromonas thiophila contains the following:
- the nrdR gene encoding transcriptional regulator NrdR, with protein sequence MKCPFCSAPETRVVDSRLAREGNSIRRRRECGTCDRRFTTYERIEDILPLVVKKDGRREPFDRAKIVAGMRRACEKRPIPVADIEKIVDQLEMCFQESGEREIAASRIGEAVMQALHDLDEVAYVRFASVYRQFKDINEFMDELTDILRQQKQRERCP
- a CDS encoding deoxycytidylate deaminase, which produces MQRPSWEAYFMDIARLVASRSTCLRRQVGAVIVKDKNILTTGYNGTPCGVAHCSRTGCLREKLQVPSGQRHELCRGLHAEQNAIIQAAKHGVNIAAGCLYCTTAPCVICAKMLINAGLCRIVYLDGYPDDLSLGLLREAGIELCQFSSPPLEQV
- the glyA gene encoding serine hydroxymethyltransferase, translating into MNKQTLAQFDPEIFQTIQAETRRQEYNLEFIASENFVSERVLEAQGSVLTNKYAEGYPGKRYYGGCEQVDIAEQLAIDRAKALFGADHANVQPHSGSQANMAVYFSVCQPGDTILGMNLAHGGHLTHGSPVNFSGKLYNIVPYGVKRETGTIDYDEMARLAREHRPKLIVVGASAYPRQIDFAAFRQVADEIGAPVMVDMAHIAGLVAGGEHPNPVPFAEFVTTTTHKTLRGPRGGMILCREEFAKAINSNIFPGSQGGPLMHAIAAKAVAFKEAQQDDFRLYARQVVSNARALAEGLLARGYNLVSGGTDNHLILVDLSGSEITGKMAEAALEEAGITVNKNAVPFDTRSPFVTSGFRIGTPATTTRGLKEAEMRQVAVWIDRALQQHDNAAALAVIRGEVKELCQQFPLYVYRLQ
- the rpiB gene encoding ribose 5-phosphate isomerase B; amino-acid sequence: MLLIASDHGGFELKQKLVAHLQARGVALRDLGVNGPESVDYPDYAALVAAPVSAGTAERGILICGTGIGMSIAANKFPGVRAALAHDGFTAQMAREHNDANILVLGGRVLDPELACVMVDLWLGHVFEGGRHQQRLDKIQRLESAAGVAC
- the fabF gene encoding beta-ketoacyl-ACP synthase II; the encoded protein is MRRVVVTGLGAVSSLGTGVEKNWSALIDGQSGIDLISRFDPADMPVRIAGEVRDFIPEDFIDKKEVKKMDLFIQYALAAAEMAMKDSGLVIDESNAERVGVLVGSGLGGLPAIEKYHEVLQTSGYKRVSPFFIPMLIINLAPGQISIRFGAKGPNVSSVSACATGTHSIGDAYHIIRRGDADAMIAGGTESTITPLGVAGFCVMKALSTRNDDPKAASRPFDEGRDGFIMAEGAGILVLEEYEAAKKRGAHIYGEIGGYGLTADAYHLTAPAPGGEGAARCMRMALRNAGVAADAVDYINAHGTSTPFNDLYETLAIKSALGSQAAKVMVSSTKSMTGHALGAAGALEAVYTLLAMERGVVPPTINLQQPSPECDLDYVPNCARKADIRVALSNSLGFGGTNATLLFRKI
- the acpP gene encoding acyl carrier protein, which encodes MASIEERVQKIVAEQLGVEEEQVTLEASFMDDLGADSLDTVELVMALEEEFDIEISDEDAEKIQTVQDAVNYVASNS